The Candidatus Krumholzibacteriia bacterium genome contains a region encoding:
- a CDS encoding pyruvate:ferredoxin (flavodoxin) oxidoreductase, translated as MSAKSVVMDGNTAAAHIAYRVNEVCAIFPITPSSTMAELADAWAAQGIKNIWGQVPIIQQMQSEGGAAGAVHGALQSGALTTTFTASQGFLLMLPNMYKIAGELTPCVFHVTARAIATQALSIFGDHSDVMSARMVGFAMLAATSVQEAHDLALVAHAATLETRVPFVHFFDG; from the coding sequence ATGTCCGCCAAGTCCGTCGTCATGGATGGCAACACGGCTGCCGCCCACATCGCCTATCGCGTCAACGAGGTCTGCGCCATCTTTCCGATCACGCCGTCATCCACGATGGCGGAGCTGGCCGATGCCTGGGCTGCTCAAGGCATCAAGAACATCTGGGGTCAGGTTCCGATAATCCAGCAGATGCAGTCGGAAGGGGGCGCGGCCGGCGCGGTGCACGGCGCGCTCCAGAGCGGCGCTCTCACCACGACGTTCACGGCGTCGCAGGGGTTCCTGCTGATGCTGCCCAACATGTACAAGATCGCGGGCGAGCTGACGCCTTGCGTCTTTCACGTGACGGCGCGTGCGATCGCCACGCAGGCGCTGTCGATCTTCGGCGACCACTCGGACGTGATGAGCGCGCGCATGGTCGGATTCGCGATGCTGGCCGCGACGTCGGTGCAGGAGGCGCACGACCTCGCGCTCGTGGCGCATGCCGCCACGCTAGAGACACGCGTCCCGTTCGTGCACTTCTTCGACGGC